A window of Chryseobacterium shandongense genomic DNA:
ATATCAATCATATATACGCTTTCCCAAAACTCTAAAACCTAACTTACAAGCAGGCTACAGCCCCGAATATCAGAATGATCGATCCTTCCCAACACCTGAAATTTATCTCCGGCAATTTTTCCTAAATCCTGCGTAGCGATGAATGCACAGGAATGGATATTTGCCAAATCTATAATATTGATAGCACCCGTTCTCCCTTCTTTTTCATAATTAAAAGGATCTTCCGCATTTCGGATCATAATTTTCATCCAGTTTGGACATTGGTACTCATTATTTCCTAACGAATATGCCTGAGAGAGAAGTTCTGTCATGGAATATTCAGAATAGATTTTTTCTGTTTTAAAGCCTTCCTGTAAAATTTTCAACAGCTCGTCTTTAGTCATTTCTTCTTTCCTGCCTTTCATACCGCCGGTTTCTATTACTCTTAGAGAGTCGAAGAATTTGAGAGTTTTAGCGTTTGAGTCGCAATAATCAAGAAAATCCAATAAGGCAAAAGATACTCCAAAAAGAATGACTTTCTTATTTTCCAATTCATTTAAAAGGGTCAACAAATCTTCATGATTATAAAGAAAATATCCGTTTTCCGGTTTTGCCGATTTTTTCATTAAATAATCAACCATATATATAAGAGAAGAATTCTGCCGTTCCAGATAACTTGGCAGCAATCCGAGGAATATGAAATCTTCCGGTCTTCCTATGAATTCTTCAAAACTTTTGTAAATACTTTCTTTATAGAGATTCTCGTTTGCAATCAAGTGTTTTGAAAGATTCATCTGTGTAGTTCCCGAACTCTGAAAGAAAAGATTGGCCGTCACATTTTTATCGATAATCTCATGATTTTTAAACATT
This region includes:
- a CDS encoding LuxE/PaaK family acyltransferase, whose translation is MDTIFNIQTDQDFLSASLRTFHYQYQNVEIYRRFVDYLNINPDEVNELSKIPFLPIEMFKNHEIIDKNVTANLFFQSSGTTQMNLSKHLIANENLYKESIYKSFEEFIGRPEDFIFLGLLPSYLERQNSSLIYMVDYLMKKSAKPENGYFLYNHEDLLTLLNELENKKVILFGVSFALLDFLDYCDSNAKTLKFFDSLRVIETGGMKGRKEEMTKDELLKILQEGFKTEKIYSEYSMTELLSQAYSLGNNEYQCPNWMKIMIRNAEDPFNYEKEGRTGAINIIDLANIHSCAFIATQDLGKIAGDKFQVLGRIDHSDIRGCSLLVS